Below is a window of Cottoperca gobio chromosome 12, fCotGob3.1, whole genome shotgun sequence DNA.
ttttatttgtatatgaaGCTGTTGACACACTTTCAGATGACATGTGTGGGTAGTGTGTACCTATAAAAATGTTAGGTCAAATGcaactaaatatattatttgataGTGGAATTAATAGGTTTTGACATATGATAAATCAAAACATTGCAAGATGTGTACGACATTAAAACACGTTTAATTTAACCATTTACAATATGTGAGGAGACGAAGGCTTGACATAACAACAGGAAGGAGGTGTCAATAACCATTGCTCCATCTTCATGGTGGTCTGGACAGTCAAAGGGGTCCCACAGGTCCCACTAAGCATGACTTTGAGCACATTGTCCATGTTGACTGATGCGAGGTGTGAAGTCCAGGAAGAATGGATAATGGAAGTGTGACAACAGTTGCACTTCAGCCCTAGGTAACCCCGCGGCGTCCTATTCCTCGCCTTCCTTCTCGTAATTGTGTTGGATGTGAGTCCATAGTTTCTACAATAAATCACATATTAGGCAACGTTAGACATGTCATACGAACTGATAGGTTGCATCAACAAACAGAGTTGTAACAGGGCGTAAATGCTCGGTTTAGCAGGCAAGCTAGGTTCGTTTAGCTTACGCTCGCGCCGCTTCGCCCTCTGCTTACAAGGTCAGGatgaaacaaacattacaacaacaaaaggacACACTTACCCCGCGATTCATTTGCTCAAAGATAGCGTCACCACCTTGGTCAAATACTCGTTCAAATAAGATCGCTCCAACCATGATGGTTACAGCGAAAGTGGACGTTCTCCTGAAGAGCAGATTGTAGACGGTTTTAGTCAGCGCCATGTCTGTGGATTGACGGAAGCTGGTGCGACACACTTCCGGTCCAGGATTGGGACGTTGCGCTTTATGACCCTGCAAAGTTACCGTATCAGAGCATTGAGCAACGGTTAGCAGAGGattagcatagcatagcatagcatagcattaCTTTTggatttcctttttcttttcctacaCCAGTTAATTACATACTGTGCTCTCAAAGCAACCACCACAGAGAACGACAGCACTGTTTCGCCAATGGTTTGTGCTTTTTGACGTTTAAATTCAATATTCGCAGCGATTTAAAGCAAATGTTTATATTAATAAGCATGTAACGTTAAACTAAATATACACGTTTACGTTTGCTTCGCTGGGATATCTGTGGATGTATGTGTACGAGCACCGTGCTGCTCGTTTGCCTGCTCAGTATATTTCTAAACAGtttagtacatttaaaaatgtggatGATTGTATCCTCATAATACAATAGGAAGTCATTTTCAAGGCACAGGCTATTCAAAATAAAGGCACCTCCATCACTAAACCAGCAGATGGCAGTGCACGTTAGTACCaccagtagtggtagtagtccTTGTTCATGATATTGCTGATGTTCTTGGTGTTCTTGATTGTAGATATTAAGCTGTTTCCAGTTTGTGCCTCCCATGTAATCATGTTAAGAAGTAGGCCGAATCTGAACATGAATACAAAAGTCTTTGATGCAAAAGTAAACAAACGAATGAAACCATAATTACTTTAGATTTTGTAGATATAAACAAACTTGCATTGATTCGAAAGTCTCAAATGTCCAAATAGATCCATACTAGGACCGTGATGATGCATAAATTGGatctgaatgtgttttttgtgtagCTTTTTAGTCCTGAAAGATTAGTTGATTTAAGCGATTAGTGGATTGACAGAGAAGGAACACAACTaattaattttacttttttattttatgtagaTACAAGGCCGttttatatcactgtatatcatcTTAGGCTATGGAAAATTGTGATCTGCACTTTTgactatttctattttatagactaaataatccattaatcagaaaaataatcaacaacaTAATTGTACCTATATAGTGTGTTTGTCTAAACCCCTTTTCCCCTGAAAGGcgttgtcttgttttgttaaaGAATCAGCTTGTGCATAATGAAACTCTGTTGATTTATCATACAGAAACCATTTCCTTCAGCACAGCTATTCTCTCACCATGTGTTGACAGAGCAGTTATGTAAATGTCTTTCTGTTTACTGTCTTTCAgcaatttcaaatgtgacatattGCTGGTTCGAGAACATAACCTGCACCATGGGGAGGAGATACTACTGTGACTATTGCGACCGTTCCTTTCAGGACAACATGCATAACAGGAAAAAACATCTGAACGGTGTTCAGCATCACAGAGCTAAAAAGGCCTGGTATGACTATTTTAGAGGTGAGACTTGCAGTTAGTCCTTAGACCTGCGAGAGATCTGGTCGCAACAAGAATTCAATTACAAGTTAtattttttatgatgttttttgtgtaaatgtgttggTGGTATACTAAACATTGATTCTACAATTTAAAATGCTTTCAACCTATTTATGAGATTTTGATTGGATAATTAAGCATGCTTACTTTTTATTATGCCTTATTGGCTGCCCACCTGTTGACTTTGTAATGAAAGATTCTATAAACAACACtataatttttctttttacagactCTTCAGCCATTCTGTGTGATGAGCAATCAAAGAAACCCTGCAGGAAGTTTCTGCAAAAAGGTAACGGAACAGCAGTTAAAGGACACATGTATCCAACAACCAGGACATTGTATCAAATACCTTCTTTTGTTGTAATAATCCATTTTTCctgttttgatttcattttcagGGATTTGTGATTTTGGCCCTAACTGCAGGTTTTCTCACATGTCCGAAGAGGATCTGTTTAACTTAAAAAGACACGTGGAAGGTAAGCGGAAAGGATGTAATTGAgagctttttaaatgaatacaacACAGTTCCCCCATGCAATGTGCCACACATTTAATGCACTTAGCATTTGCaaatataaattgtattatCTAAATAACTCTATTATTTAAGTGTGAACATTGCACTCACAGATGTCACACATGACAATCATATTCCACATTGTTAATATCTTAAATGTAAGCCTGAAtagcaactaatgattattttcattatcgattattatatatacataattatcTTCTAGATTAATCtcttaatcgtttggtctataaaatgtcagaaagtagtgaaacatgtccatccctgtttctcaaagtccaaggggatgcctttaaatgtcttgttttgttagtctaaacccaaagatattcatttttaatatggtataaaacagaaaaagcaggaaatatctATATTTCAGAGGCCGAAAACCTTTTCTGCcaattttgcatgaaaaatgactttaaagatgaatcaattatttaaactaattggtgattatttttctgtcgctTTAACTATTGGTTAGCCGACCAGTCGTTGCAGCTCTGAGTGAGATTGACTTTCTTTCAGATGAAAGACAGCTCAGAGAGGACTCAGCCGACAGAATGATGCCGGGGCGAAGTACAGAAGAATGGCTCTCCAGAAGGGAAAAGAGGCGGACTGCCCTCAGTATCAAAGGGTATGCTCCTTTTTGTTTCAACACTCATTCATACATAGTTAGCATTACTAATGGCTATTCCTGATGATCTATAATTCAACTGCTCAAATATTTATCCctgcagagataaaaaaaataaggagGACATCGAAGAGTGCCAAGAAGAAAGTGACATACCTCAAcacctcctctccatccctgaCCTTCCACCCTCTCTCATACCTCCTCCTCCAAGAGGATGGAAAGTCAAAGTGAACACAGAATGGGGTTGAAAGACATTTCCTTTGTGGTTCAAATCATTGTTAAGTGGATATGCCACATTGATGGAAGGAGGAATGGTACAGAATACATATGAGATGGTGTCATTTCAAAGGTTTGAAATGAGGTTTTCAgttgaaaaaatacatttgatatgtTGTATAGTATCGATCATGTTTGCCTAATTTAGAACTattaatttaattcattttacttgagaaaaaaaaagcaaaacatctgtaaagggttgaatgaacataaaacacagtaaagtagATCTGAGATTACATGCAGTGCATTAAAACCCTCATAACTGACATTTTGGCAGTTTGTTGTTGATTGCTCCACTAATCTGAAGTAGAGTGCCTTTATCGAGAGACTCCCCTAAGGAGTTACATTTCATGTCATGGCGTCCCGAATGGAACGGAGGATTGCTGAGCAGATGgaaataatttaattttaatccTCTGCTGCGTCACCAGGGGAATCACTGATCTGACTGAATTTTATTTATAACCCAGCCAGCTGAAAACACCATTTTACTTCCTAAATAGTAAAGATGGCAAACTAATGATCTGGATTAAGTTGCATACTAAATTTTCCCATAAGTAGAAAgtttgttaaaacattttctttcttttttatcaagGAGCTTCGTGCAGATCAGATTTGTCATtggccttttttttaaagttctgaATGAAGTTATTCCTCAACGGGTTATGCTGAGATGTATTATACCTAATGCGTTGTTTACAGCAGAAACTGATTGATTGTTATTAACATTTAGAAATAGGCTTTGCAAATGTTGAATGAGGAAGAAAATGCACACATAAGGTGTGTTAGACGTCAAGGATACACACTGCATGTTGATGTGGGAGACACCACCACAGGGTAAAGAAATGGTTAGGCTATAAAAATTCCAATTTCAATACAAGTTAGTGAGCTTGTGGCTTTATTTATCGCTGGACCCTGGGAAGCAGCACCTCCCTTTTTTCCTCCTTATCCTCTGCACTTGATGTTAGGATCAACTATGTTGTAAATGCTCacagtaaatgttgtttttattttatttgtcgtGTCCTGCTTTCATTAGCGCCCACATGTcacatttgtaaacagaaaaCTCAACAGCAAGCTCCTTTTAGTGCCTTAGTTTTTATTGGACTACATGCACCTAGACAACACTTACATTAGTGTATAATTGATGCAGTACCCTCTACATGTGCagttacagaaataaaacagcGCTTGATATTCTCAATCTAGACATTAAAATCACTAGTAATGTCACACAGCAGATAGAAATGTTAACTAGAAAGTTTTTTACCAAGaacagtggagagagagagaaagataatacataaatatttattggTTCTTGAAATACTGATGAgtcattcaattaaaaaatacatttagcatcAGATTCATTTTTGTCAAAAGTGATGATTTTGTAAAATGGAGTTCCCTTCGTTCTAGAATTCTTTCTAAAGTTAAGTCAAGGCATGACAGCgcagtttttacaaaacaacacTACAGTCTGAATCAAATGAATAACAATTAAGACAATCCGTCAACAGAGCGTACATAAATCTGCTCATTAAAGCACTGTAACATACAGAATAGGACACAATAATTGCTTACGTATTTGACACGATAACTATAttttacattcacacatacCTTACATGATGTTCACATGAAGAGGTAATATATAAGAAGTTCATACATAAACAGCTACTATATTTGAGataaaatatctgttttattgCCAGAATGATACTCGCTGTTTCGTACGTTTCCTCTAGTGATATAACTTTGATAAACTTTAAGATAAAAAGAGcaagaaaaaatatatagcaTTTTGTAAAACTTGTCAAATTTGACAACGATTTGTTAAAGAAAGGTTAATGTAAGTGCATGGCCTTAATACACACAATAACTTGTATGTCCAGTCAACCTGGAAATGATATCAGAAACctgatatttattttgtgttgtttgttttatacaaaacattatgcttacattcataataaaatcaCATAGATTTAATGTATCACTTTTTCAAGTAGGCAAATATAACCATGTTATACTTTAAACCATATGTTGTTTTTGGTGGTCCATGTaaaagccagaaaacaaaaTTTTTCATGATATGTTAAATTATTGTTCACAGCATACTTCAaagtatttagtattttgaTATTGTCTGCACGTCCACAAAAATCGACATTtacaggaaaatgtcaaatactGAGATTTCTTTTGCAATGATTACTATACAAATTGCATAATTATTTGAATACATACACCAGAGTTCAACATTTGATCTCACACACATAGAACACTTATATCTAGTTTATTGTACATGCAAGTGTGTCGTGTGAACTAAACAGCCTTCATTGTAATTTTGTTGAAACTCTTTACTCGTCATGGTTGACTTTATTTACAGCTGGTAGCTCAGCAAATCAATCGTCCTTCACTGTGACTCATTATGACTCGTTTTGGTTGCTATTGCACAGATTTGAAACATGCAGCGTTGTGCATGTATCGCTGGCAGACTGTGAGTATGAAACACTTGTTTTACAAGTTGTGTGATCGTCACTTGACTCGAAGTCTCGGCTTTTTGCATAAATACCTATGCACACACTCTTGTCTGATACTTCTAGCGGGATTTTGTAaatttccttctttcttccgCCTTTTATTTGGGCTTTACTGTTCACTTCAATTTAATTCTTGAACCTACTTCagtacatttttagtttttcaaaCAGCTGTTTAAATTACAAATCAATCCCCAGGTGCTCAGCCGAGAAAGCTCACTGAGCTTTGAAACAAACCAATACATATTTAGAAAACGGTATCTTTAGCCTGTGGGCTGAGCTGACTGTAGTACAAAGCCTGGGGTTGAGGGTCACAGGCTGTGTCCACATGTCATTCAAACCCTCTCTTTTGCACCGCTTGTCCACAGTGTTCCTGTGCTTGGTCACCagtttatttaattagtttctTAATGTTGTACTTCTCGTTGTCATGGTGGAAACTTTggatacttttcttttttccacatgtttcttattttttaaatatgatgtGCCTTTACTTCAATTTAAGATGAGCTAGGATTGTAACAGAGCAGTGATCCCGACCAGATTAACATGATTTCATGACACCCTCAATACTAACATGTTCACCATCCTAAATGTAGggtgctagcatgctaacatttactaAGTAGCACTACGCACAAAGTTCAGCTGAGCTTGATTTGAATGTTGCTACATGAAAAGTCATCGATCACCAAAGTTactacaattcatcctgagacatttcactcaaaaccacaaacgtCAATCTAAAGGTGATGATAGAGGAAACATCAGGGGATTACCAAGGTCAGCGGTGTCATCGATCACCGAAGTCATCGTTTTAGCCATGCTGCTAGCATACTTTAAATATTCCATTCAACAGATTTGTGTTTTGAATTAGTCGGGCTTCTCTATTGTAAAGATTTAGATCACAGATGCTGCTGGTTCATCAAGTTGTGTTAAACAGGACGTGAGTTGGACTTCTGGACTGGAAATCTCGACACTAAAACAAACAGagacttaaaataaacacaattatgctgtgatttaaaGCTACTTAATATGCAGCGCATCAACACGTTTGTATTGCTTTATTACTATCaccagtaatattattattgggTGCATTCCAAATGGCAGACTTCTCATCAACAACATTAATTGTTTtgatagacacagacacagcacaGCTATCACTACAGCACACACTTCTACAGTCTTCTTTCCTATCTAATGTCTTAGAAAACATCAGAAACTTGAATCGATGACATATTCTTTTAGGATACTAATCAGCccttgaaatgtctttctttcttctttttttttttaccatggtATGCTATGATTCGTGGTCACACAAAACCACTGCGTGACATCATTTAGTCCATTATACAGAGAAGCTGTGATTATCGTGGGTGTTGAAAATGTtgaacaaaaccaaaaacagtcAAGTATTTTGGTTAATGTTGGATTTTTCATTGTCCGTCCTTAAATCTCTTCGTAACCAGCTGGTGTAGTATTTACTTCATTCCTCTGCGGAGCATTTGATTTGCTGCAATGAGCATAACGCTTATGATAAATGCAATGGCAAAGGCACAAATCAGGCTTTTACgcacacatgtgtgtttttcctgttgTGTTGGGCTTGCTGTGGAAAgattaagaaaacaaatattagtgTCTCAATAGAGCTTCAAAAATGTCTGAACAATGTATGAAAGAAGATGTGTATGCAACTTACTGTCTATGTCCACATGGGACTCTGGACTGTTCAGGTGGCTCTCCTCAGTCATGATGATGTTCTCAATGTCTTTCATAGTGAGGTGGTCACGGAAAGTATCGTAAAGCAGTCTCTTAAGCTCATCCACAGTCAGTTTCTGCATGTCACACTGGGGACACATAAAACACCAGGAAAGGTCTAATTAGCAGAGGAAAAACTTCTGACTCAAAGCCCCTCAGTGACGCAAATAAGCTGTAGGACAACAATAAATAGTGGTATACAGGGAAGCTCCTGGTGAACTTTATTTGATTATGCATCTAAATGCAAGGATATGAAGATACCgcatgtgatgtaatgtaattatcaGAGTGGTGCAGTATGTCAGGGCCATatggaaattagtttttttgaAGGAAATTCAGAGAAGCACATTGGAACATAATGCGTAATATAAGAATAATGCTAGAATTAGTTCTTCAAATGATTTGATTTTACACGAGTCATTTCTATATTGTAATTTTAATTGAAACAGATGGCTCTGTGTCACGCAACAGCAGAAAAGCCAGAAGGCAAATTTACTCAAACATGGAAAGAGAATAATTTAATGGACACTGATAAAGTAAAACGTATAGACTTGAATGCTGATACTGAATACAACTTATACCTTCCAAAACACTGAATCAAAGTCTGCTCCGTGGAACTTATCAGGCATGCCAGCAGCAGAGAGTTTAGGACCAAGCAATGTGACAAATTCATCAAAGCCAACTTGACCGTCACCtgatgaaaatacaaacatgtcaCTGTATAGCTCATACGTTGGAGTATATGCAACAGTCTTTTGAacttgagagagaaagagagagacgcaTACCATCTATATCAAGTCTTTGGATGATaacctccagctccacctcaTTGGGCATGTAGCCCAGTGAGCGCATGGCCATGCCCAACTCCTGCTTGGAGATGAAGCCATTCCCATCTCGGTCAAATACTTTGAAAGCCTCACGAATCTCTGTTGGGAGAAAGAGGGCAGTAATTATATTAAGAGTGAAGGGGAAGGAGGCGTAGCAGGTTAATATTGATTTATTGCTTACAATTTCACACTGTGAGCAACAGCAGGCTGGCTCAGTTGAATTCAGttgaattgtgtgtttatgttgaaTTAAGGCAATTGCACTCAAAGTCATAGCTCACAAAGTAGATTCCCCTGTTCCTTAGATGTTTATGTTTTGAGAAAAGGGAGGCATACCTGATTATTAAGTATTTGGACATTGGGAATTGCAGTACAGAGAGCTTTTTAAAACGTGTTGTATTATTACAAATTGTGCAGAGGCAttaaaggataagtctggtgatattttatattttttgtatagTCAATAATTCCCATGAAAATTCCCAAACCAACAATGATGTGAGCCTACTAACAAGTATTCTCTGTGTAGCCAAATCCTGACATACTTTAGTTATCCCATTGTGCTATCGAGCTCCACTGttttccaaaaactattaaaaacaaaccaatTAGCTATGTTCCTTGATTACAATGAAAATTGCGGTTTATTTTGAATAAATCCTCATGCATGGTCCTGCTGCCATAAGTGCCCATTACTGCCCcaaatccacagctgaaaatagcaaatagtcccaaacaaatGCTTCTACTGCTCtttgtttgccatttttgccatttttataGACTTTAGTAGGAGCAAATAGACTTGGGACTGAGCAATAATAGTTGTACACAGctatattttaaagtgtttattgaGGTGCAACAGTTAGAAAACTAGAAAGACTTATTCTCGATTGTAGAGCACCATGGAGAGAGACTGTAGTTAaatgtttcagcaccatggagagagaCTGTAGTTGaatgtttcagcaccatggataGAGACTGTAGTTGaatgtttcagcaccatggagagagaCTGTAGTTGaatgtttcagcaccatggagagagaCTGTAGTTGaatgtttcagcaccatggagagagaCTGTAGTTGaatgtttcagcaccatggagagagaCTGTAGTTAaatgtttcagcaccatggagagagaCTGTAGTTGaatgtttcagcaccatggagagagaCTGTAGTTGAATGTTTCAGCACTATGGAGAGAGACTGTAGTTGaatgtttcagcaccatggagagagaCTGTAGTTGaatgtttcagcaccatggagagagaCTGTAGTTAaatgtttcagcaccatggagagagaCTGTAGTTAaatgtttcagcaccatggagagagaCTGTAGTTGaatgtttcagcaccatggagagagaCTGTAGTTGaatgtttcagcaccatggagagagaCTGTAGTTGaatgtttcagcaccatggagagagaCTGTAGTTGAGGAGCGACTCTAATTATAGATGCATATGTAACAGTAATTGCACAGTTCAACGTGCAGCTAAGGGCCagcaaagtaataataataataactttatttgtatagcacctttcatacaataattgcagcccaaagtgcttcacagcaaaaacataaaactttgAACAAAATTAGACAGAGCAATacaataataactataataaagcagcattttcctgcaaaaaaaataataaatagaatgaATGGATAAAGTGTGCCCTGATGTATTCTATTTTGTTACCTGGCCggttatgttttaaaatgtttgtttcttccgTTGACATCATATGGGGCAGATTCCCATTTTTTGCTACTCTAACAGGCAACTTCACAGCCATAGTACCATAGCCAGAGCACAATTGGTTGTGACAGAAGGTAGTGAGCAGGTTCATGTGTTTATAATTAACTACAACTTTTGGTAAATTATCCACAAACATTGCCATTTGGCACCTCTTCTCACCCTGCATCACAGTATTCTGTTTGAAGTGGTAAAAA
It encodes the following:
- the uqcr10 gene encoding cytochrome b-c1 complex subunit 9, yielding MALTKTVYNLLFRRTSTFAVTIMVGAILFERVFDQGGDAIFEQMNRGKLWTHIQHNYEKEGEE
- the cabp7b gene encoding calcium-binding protein 7; this translates as MPVRAVTTRFMYKGLCTIPDVLTYRTPVILPEDEVEEIREAFKVFDRDGNGFISKQELGMAMRSLGYMPNEVELEVIIQRLDIDGDGQVGFDEFVTLLGPKLSAAGMPDKFHGADFDSVFWKCDMQKLTVDELKRLLYDTFRDHLTMKDIENIIMTEESHLNSPESHVDIDTSPTQQEKHTCVRKSLICAFAIAFIISVMLIAANQMLRRGMK
- the zmat5 gene encoding zinc finger matrin-type protein 5; the encoded protein is MGRRYYCDYCDRSFQDNMHNRKKHLNGVQHHRAKKAWYDYFRDSSAILCDEQSKKPCRKFLQKGICDFGPNCRFSHMSEEDLFNLKRHVEDERQLREDSADRMMPGRSTEEWLSRREKRRTALSIKGDKKNKEDIEECQEESDIPQHLLSIPDLPPSLIPPPPRGWKVKVNTEWG